A region from the Triticum aestivum cultivar Chinese Spring chromosome 3D, IWGSC CS RefSeq v2.1, whole genome shotgun sequence genome encodes:
- the LOC123078939 gene encoding zinc finger protein BRUTUS, whose product MATPTPMAGEGTLAAVMPLSPPPPAAAEAAAGSAAEAPMLIFLYFHKAIRAELEGLHGAAVRLATERAGDVGALAERCRFFVNIYKHHCDAEDAVIFPALDIRVKNVAGTYSLEHKGENDLFTQLLALLQLDIQNDDALRRELASCTGAIQTCLTQHMSKEEEQVFPLLTKKFSYEEQSDLVWQFLCNIPVNMLAEFLPWLSTSVSSDEHQDIRNCLFKIVPEEKLLKQVVFTWIEGKATREVAQSVVSDNLERSHCCKDASFVIQAEKLIYPLEQSKVGHIKHTESNVGQADRHPIDEILYWHNAIRKELNDIAEETRRMQQSGDFADISAFNARLQFIADVCIFHSIAEDQVVFPAVNSELSFVLEHAEEERRFNNFRCLIQQIQMAGAKSTAAEFYSELCSHADQIMEAIEKHFCNEETKVLPQARVLFSPEKQRELLYRSLCVMPLKLLERVLPWLVSKLSDEEASSFLQNMRLAAPLCDTALVTLFSGWACKARSEDKSNSGEYICLTSGAARCLLDDVEELKKCQSFCPCASRTSADVALHLENENGSRPGKRGNDAESVPGTNGSHCSQITDTVARPCSKKPCCIPGLRVDTSNLGIGSLASAKSFLSLSYNSSAPSLYSSLFSWDTDTALSCSDGISRPIDTIFKFHKAIRKDLEYLDVESGKLIDGDESCLRQFIGRFRLLWGLYRAHSNAEDEIVFPALESREPLHNVSHSYTLDHKQEEQLFEDISNVLCELSQLHESLNQPHTEANEAEKHYLNSSNVIDSTRKYNELATKLQGMCKSIRVALSNHVHREELELWPLFDKHFSVEEQDKLVGRIIGTTGAEVLQSMLPWVTSALNQEEQNKMLDTWKQATKNTMFGEWLNEWWKGVPTPSDSSSETSPIPEDSHSQDKLDQNDQMFKPGWKDIFRMNQSELEAEVRKVSRDPTLDPRRKAYLIQNLMTSRWIAAQQKLPDPRSEECSEGAGIPGCCSSYRDQEKQIFGCEHYKRNCKLVAACCNKLFTCRFCHDKVSDHTMERKATQEMMCMLCLKVQPVGPNCQTPSCNGLSMAKYYCNICKFFDDERTVYHCPFCNLCRLGKGLGVDFFHCMKCNCCLGMKLTEHKCREKGLETNCPICCDFLFTSSAAVRALPCGHFMHSACFQAYTCSHYTCPICCKSLGDMAVYFGMLDALLAAEELPEEYRDRCQDILCNDCERKGRSQFHWLYHKCGSCGSYNTRVIKTDTADCSTPN is encoded by the exons ATGGCGACGCCCACGCCCATGGCCGGCGAGGGGACGCTCGCCGCGGTGATGCCGctgtcgccgcccccgccggcggcggcggaggcggccgcggggtCGGCGGCCGAGGCGCCGATGCTGATATTCCTCTACTTCCACAAGGCGATCCGCGCCGAGCTCGAGGGGCTGCACGGCGCCGCCGTGCGCCTCGCCACGGAGCGCGCCGGCGACGTGGGGGCACTGGCCGAGCGCTGCCGCTTCTTCGTCAACATCTACAAGCACCACTGCGACGCCGAGGACGCG GTTATCTTTCCAGCACTTGATATTCGAGTCAAGAATGTCGCTGGAACGTATTCTCTAGAGCACAAAGGCGAAAATGACCTCTTTACCCAGCTTCTTGCTTTATTACAACTTGATATACAAAATGACGATGCTCTTCGGAGGGAACTTGCATCCTGCACAGGAGCCATACAAACGTGCCTCACCCAGCATATGTCCAAGGAAGAAGAACAG GTCTTCCCGTTGCTTACCAAGAAATTTTCATACGAAGAGCAGTCGGATTTAGTGTGGCAGTTCTTATGCAACATTCCTGTGAATATGCTGGCGGAGTTCCTTCCGTGGCTCTCAACTTCTGTTTCATCTGACGAGCATCAGGATATTCGTAACTGTTTATTTAAAATAGTTCCTGAAGAGAAACTTCTTAAACAG GTTGTATTCACTTGGATCGAAGGGAAAGCAACAAGAGAAGTGGCACAGAGTGTTGTCAGTGATAATTTGGAAAGAAGTCATTGTTGCAAGGATGCTTCCTTTGTTATTCAAGCGGAGAAACTTATTTATCCACTTGAACAGTCTAAAGTCGGGCATATAAAGCATACAGAATCTAATGTTGGTCAGGCTGACAGGCACCCCATAGATGAGATTTTATATTGGCATAATGCTATCCGTAAAGAACTAAATGATATAGCAGAGGAGACAAGAAGGATGCAGCAGTCTGGAGATTTTGCTGATATATCAGCCTTCAATGCGAGACTTCAGTTTATTGCAGATGTGTGCATCTTCCACAG TATCGCCGAGGATCAGGTTGTATTTCCTGCAGTCAATAGTGAGCTGTCCTTCGTGCTGGAGCATGCTGAAGAAGAACGTCGATTTAACAATTTTAGATGCTTAATTCAGCAAATCCAAATGGCAGGAGCAAAATCAACTGCAGCAGAGTTTTACTCTGAATTGTGTTCACATGCTGATCAGATCATGGAGGCAATTGAGAAACACTTCTGTAACGAAGAAACCAAG GTGCTTCCCCAAGCTAGGGTTCTTTTCTCTCCTGAGAAGCAAAGGGAACTTCTATACAGAAGTCTTTGTGTCATGCCATTGAAGCTATTGGAACGTGTTCTACCATGGTTGGTGTCAAAACTGAGCGATGAGGAGGCATCTTCTTTTCTTCAGAATATGCGCTTGGCAG CACCATTATGTGACACCGCATTGGTCACTCTTTTCTCTGGTTGGGCATGCAAGGCTCGCTCAGAGGATAAATCCAATTCTGGAGAATATATATGCTTAACATCAGGAGCAGCAAGATGCCTGTTGGATGATGTAGAAGAGCTGAAAAAATGTCAATCATTCTGCCCATGTGCTTCACGTACCAGTGCAGATGTTGCTCTTCATCTGGAAAATGAAAATGGTTCTAGGCCAGGCAAGCGAGGAAATGATGCAGAATCTGTTCCTGGTACTAATGGAAGTCACTGCTCTCAAATTACTGACACTGTAGCACGTCCATGTAGCAAAAAACCTTGTTGTATTCCTGGGTTGAGAGTAGACACCAGCAATCTTGGCATCGGTTCACTGGCTTCTGCAAAGTCCTTTCTCTCCCTGTCATACAATTCTTCTGCGCCCTCATTATATTCAAGCCTTTTTTCATGGGACACAGATACAGCATTGTCTTGTTCTGATGGCATTTCAAGACCAATTGATACCATATTCAAATTTCACAAGGCGATTCGCAAGGATTTGGAGTACTTAGATGTTGAATCTGGAAAGCTCATCGATGGTGATGAATCCTGCCTTCGCCAGTTCATTGGAAGATTTCGTTTATTGTGGGGTCTTTATAGGGCGCACAGCAATGCTGAGGATGAAATTGTCTTTCCTGCTTTAGAATCACGAGAGCCATTGCACAATGTGAGCCATTCATACACTCTTGACCACAAGCAGGAAGAGCAATTGTTTGAAGATATATCTAATGTTCTCTGTGAGCTTTCACAGCTACATGAGAGCTTGAACCAGCCACATACTGAAGCGAATGAAGCAGAGAAACACTATTTGAATTCATCTAATGTGATTGATTCGACTAGAAAGTACAATGAGCTTGCTACGAAGCTTCAAGGAATGTGCAAGTCTATCCGGGTCGCCTTGTCTAATCATGTCCACAGAGAAGAACTTGAGCTGTGGCCATTGTTTGATAAACATTTTTCGGTCGAGGAACAGGATAAGCTTGTAGGTCGTATAATTGGTACAACAGGTGCTGAGGTTCTCCAATCAATGCTACCCTGGGTTACATCAGCGCTTAATCAAGAAGAACAGAACAAGATGCTGGATACATGGAAGCAAGCAACTAAGAACACAATGTTCGGTGAGTGGCTAAATGAGTGGTGGAAGGGAGTTCCAACACCATCTGATTCTTCGTCAGAGACATCCCCCATTCCGGAAG ACAGTCATTCACAAGACAAGCTTGACCAGAATGACCAGATGTTCAAGCCTGGCTGGAAGGACATATTTCGAATGAACCAGAGTGAACTTGAGGCAGAGGTTCGAAAGGTTTCACGGGATCCAACACTTGATCCAAGGCGAAAGGCCTATCTAATCCAAAATCTCATGACCAG CCGCTGGATAGCTGCTCAGCAAAAGCTACCGGATCCAAGATCAGAAGAGTGTAGTGAAGGTGCCGGTATACCTGGATGTTGTTCTTCTTATCGTGACCAGGAGAAGCAAATATTCGGTTGTGAGCACTACAAACGGAACTGTAAGCTTGTTGCTGCTTGCTGTAACAAGCTCTTTACATGCAGATTCTGCCATGATAAAGTTAGCGACCATACAATGGAAAG GAAAGCAACACAGGAGATGATGTGCATGCTATGCCTGAAGGTTCAACCTGTCGGTCCGAATTGCCAAACTCCATCTTGCAATGGACTATCCATGGCAAAGTATTACTGTAATATCTGCAAATTTTTTGATGACGAAAG GACTGtgtaccattgtccgttttgtaatctGTGTCGTCTTGGTAAAGGTCTTGGTGTTGATTTCTTCCATTGCATGAAGTGCAATTGCTGCCTTGGAATGAAACTAACAGAACACAAATGTCGGGAGAAGGGGCTAGAGACAAACTGTCCAATCTGCTGTGACTTCCTATTCACATCAAGCGCGGCAGTTAGAGCTCTTCCTTGTGGTCACTTCATGCATTCAGCTTGCTTTCAG GCATACACTTGCAGTCACTACACTTGTCCTATCTGCTGCAAATCCTTGGGAGATATGGCG GTGTACTTTGGCATGCTTGATGCGTTGTTGGCTGCTGAAGAGCTTCCGGAGGAATACCGCGATAGGTGTCAG GACATTCTTTGTAATGACTGTGAAAGAAAAGGGAGATCTCAGTTTCATTGGCTGTACCACAAATGCGGCTCCTGTGGTTCTTACAATACCAGAGTTATCAAAACTGATACGGCAGATTGTTCTACCCCGAACTAG